One region of Brachyhypopomus gauderio isolate BG-103 chromosome 9, BGAUD_0.2, whole genome shotgun sequence genomic DNA includes:
- the LOC143522457 gene encoding trace amine-associated receptor 13c-like, whose translation MNFTAINQTDDCSYYTCPEKSLSTAVYVILYISLTSIVFVTVCGNLIIIISVCHFKQLHTPANMLILSMAVSDFLIGAFVMPPALLQLIESCWIFTRVFCAWYLLTAYFLTSVSIYNVALIAVDRYFALSKPFLYTKTVSVSTMCIVILCDWGVWLSYNIALQYPNLKSLDRASCSKGCFHVVNDVWSMIDLVLSFVFPLSVIIILYVLVFFIAKKHATAIRELNSHNRASKNMSDSMKSERKAAKVLGIVVSVFVACLLPYFLYSVLGSVVEIEVESLHKFLMLLYLNSAINPVIYAVFYPWFRRSVKVILTLQIFSNDSHLINIL comes from the coding sequence ATGAATTTTACTGCTATAAACCAAACTGATGACTGTTCCTATTATACCTGTCCAGAGAAATCTCTATCTACTGCAGTATATGTGATATTGTATATATCTTTAACAAGTATTGTTTTTGTGACAGTGTGTGGGAAcctaatcatcatcatctctgtgTGTCACTTCAAGCAGCTCCACACACCAGCCAACATGCTCATCTTATCCATGGCTGTATCGGATTTTCTCATCGGAGCTTTTGTGATGCCTCCAGCATTGCTTCAATTGATAGAATCATGTTGGATTTTTACAAGAGTTTTCTGTGCATGGTATTTGTTAACTGCATATTTTCTCACAAGTGTATCTATATATAATGTTGCTCTCATTGCTGTGGATCGGTATTTTGCTCTATCTAAGCCTTTCCTGTACACAAAAACAGTTTCAGTGAGCACAATGTGCATTGTAATTTTATGTGACTGGGGTGTATGGCTGTCATATAATATAGCTCTACAGTACCCCAATTTAAAATCATTAGATAGGGCATCATGTTCCAAGGGATGCTTTCATGTGGTGAATGATGTCTGGTCTATGATTGACCTTGTGTTAAGTTTTGTTTTTCCACTCTCTGTAATAATCATATTGTATGTTctagttttttttattgcaaagAAACATGCCACAGCTATTAGAGAGCTTAATAGTCACAATAGAGCCTCAAAGAACATGTCAGATTCGATGAAATCTGAGAGAAAAGCAGCAAAAGTGCTTGGCATTGTAGTGTCTGTATTTGTGGCCTGTTTACTTCCATACTTTCTTTACAGTGTATTAGGCAGTGTAGTTGAAATTGAAGTTGAATCATTACACAAATTCTTGATGTTGCTTTACCTTAATTCAGCCATCAATCCAGTGATTTATGCTGTGTTTTATCCGTGGTTTAGGAGATCTGTTAAAGTAATTTTAACACTTCAGATATTCTCCAATGActctcatttgataaatattcTTTGA